Proteins encoded in a region of the Xylocopa sonorina isolate GNS202 chromosome 1, iyXylSono1_principal, whole genome shotgun sequence genome:
- the Rudimentary gene encoding carbamoyl-phosphate synthetase 2, aspartate transcarbamylase, and dihydroorotase rudimentary isoform X1, whose product MHEHATVLGPVSKPVYLLLEDGSVFPGRHFGAEKPVDGEIVFQTGMVGYPESLTDPSYHAQILVLTYPLIGNYGVFGDELDQYKIPYWFESNRIWAAALVVGEICETPSHWRQTKTLSDWMREQNVPGIHEVDTRALTKVIREKGTILGRIVFEPPGGCPLPSLIPPIADPNRRNLVAEVVQPRQTSYNPAGYPRICVVDCGLKYNQLRCLISQGARVDVVPWDYDLNEADYDGLFLSNGPGDPNRCETTIDNIRSILRSETSKPIFGICLGHQLLCLAAGCTTYKMSYGNRGHNQPVTHHGTGRCYMTSQNHGYAVDASQLPVDWEPLFTNTNDNSNEGVVHSWLPYFSVQFHPEHTAGPQDLECLFDVFLGAVTDNAKGNGQVAIKERLNRKLMYNIENSNLFLRPKKVLILGSGGLSIGQAGEFDYSGSQAIKALREECIQTLLINPNIATVQTSKGMADKVYFLPITPEYVEQVIRSERPDAVLLTFGGQTALNCGVELKRNGMFDKYNVKILGTPIQSVIETEDRKIFAERIAEINEKVAPSAAVYSIQEALDAAEKLGYPVMARAAFSLGGLGSGFANSKEELKRLAQQAFAHSNQLIIDKSLKGWKEVEYEVVRDAYDNCITVCNMENVDPLGIHTGESIVIAPSQTLSNKEYNMLRTTAINVIRHFGIVGECNIQYALNPNTEEYYIIEVNARLSRSSALASKATGYPLAYVAAKLALGIRLPDIHNTVTGKTTACFEPSLDYCVVKIPRWDLSKFHRVSTKIGSSMKSVGEVMAIGRKFEEAFQKALRMVDENINGFDPYVKAPNDEELEKPTDKRMFVLAASIKAGYTIDRLYELTKIDRWFLHKMKNIIDYYAVLENTDHTKLSHDILLRAKQIGFSDKQIAAVVKSSELAVRIQRQESNIRPMVKQIDTVAAEWPATTNYLYLTYNGITHDVEFPGGYMMVIGSGVYRIGSSVEFDWCAVSCLRELRNLGRKTIMVNYNPETVSTDYDMSDRLYFEEISFEVVMDIYDHECPEGIILSMGGQLPNNIAMDLHRQQARILGTSPESVDGAENRFKFSRMLDGIGISQPRWKELTNLKSAIEFCEEVGYPCLVRPSYVLSGAAMNVAHSNHDLESYLKSASEVNKEHPVVISKFILEAKEIDVDAVAYDGIILCMAVSEHVENAGVHSGDATLVTPPQDINAETLAKIKMMSKAIAASLGVTGPFNMQLIAKDNELKVIECNVRVSRSFPFVSKTLDHDFVAMATRLIVGEPVDPVDVLAGCGKVGVKVPQFSFSRLAGADVMLGVEMVSTGEVACFGDNRYEAYLKGMMSTGFHMPQKGILLSIGSFKVISTCSSILENRCTRFAHRDIRYFRLQHKMELLPSISSLHKMGYKLYASMGTADFYTEHGVEVEPVQWTFENISVNEDSSPSDLRHLADFLSSKQFDLVINLPMRNGGARRVSNFMTHGYRTRRLAIDYSVPLVTDVKCAKLLVEAMRMLGGRAPRMKTHTDCMSSRRMIKLPGFIDVHVHTRDPGAVYKEDFASCTAAALAGGITIIFAMPNTNPAVVDHQSFALAKERALPNARCDYAIYVGASSDNYNITSELAPLAAGLKMYLNETFTTLRLTDLTLWIKHFQTWPKKYPLCVHAEGQTTAAILLLAGLHNRPIHVCHVARKEEIQIIRAAKEKGMAVTCEVCPHHLFLCEDDLDRIGHGRGQVRPALGTREDQQALWDNLDIIDCFATDHAPHTVQEKSSEKPPPGFPGLETMLPLLLTAVHEGKLTIDDITDKLYRNPKRIFNVPDQPNTYIEVDLDDEWVIPDAMPFSKSRWTPFAGMKVRGTVHRVVLRGEVAYVEGQVLVNPGFGQDVREIQAKAKLLTVASAPVVDVTSRPGSAMDGLLSPSYEKYNNYADRIADMSEEEQNDLYAHLFQTTSHKTNVHFALDVDSREQSKLITSHQRTISPLPISNATKYKSDSNPNLLLTPVPPVPSVHTSHNLAGHDILTVDIFNKELLKDIFNLAEILRNAVRKERPLDHILRGKLMASIFYEVSTRTSCSFAAAMERLGGRVIYMDGSTSSVKKGETLEDSVAVMAGYADVVVLRHPEPGAVSRAAQHCRKPLLNAGDGVGEHPTQALLDIFTIRDEIGTVNGLTITMVGDLKHGRTVHSLARLLTLYNVELRYVCPPELGMPDHVVKYVSERGIPQDKFTTLEDALPDTDVLYMTRIQKERFATQEEYRQVCGHFVITPQLMSRAKRKMVVMHPLPRVFEIIPEFDTDPRAAYFRQAENGVYVRMALLAMVLGRA is encoded by the exons TCTTCCAGACCGGTATGGTGGGTTACCCGGAGTCGCTTACAGATCCTTCCTACCATGCACAAATACTAGTGCTCACGTATCCATTGATCGGGAATTATGGCGTATTCGGTGACGAGTTGGACCAATATAAGATCCCATA CTGGTTCGAATCTAATCGAATTTGGGCCGCTGCTCTGGTGGTTGGAGAGATATGCGAGACACCGAGCCACTGGCGGCAAACCAAGACGTTATCCGATTGGATGCGGGAACAGAACGTTCCTGGTATACACGAGGTGGACACCAGGGCTCTGACGAAAGTAATTCGCGAGAAGGGTACGATATTGGGTAGGATCGTGTTCGAGCCCCCGGGTGGGTGTCCGTTACCCTCGCTGATCCCGCCGATAGCGGATCCCAACAGGAGGAACCTCGTCGCAGAAGTTGTTCAG CCACGGCAAACAAGCTACAATCCCGCTGGCTATCCGCGTATTTGCGTGGTAGACTGCGGTCTAAAGTACAATCAATTGAGATGCTTGATTAGTCAAGGTGCTCGCGTCGACGTAGTGCCTTGGGACTACGATTTAAACGAAGCAGATTACGACGGCCTGTTCCTAAGCAACGGACCAGGAGACCCTAACAGATGCGAGACGACGATCGACAATATTCGATCGATCCTACGATCCGAGACATCGAAGCCGATCTTTGGCATTTGCTTGGGTCACCAGTTGCTCTGTTTAGCCGCGGGATGTACCACCTACAAGATGAG CTACGGGAACCGTGGCCACAATCAACCGGTGACGCACCACGGAACCGGACGATGCTACATGACCTCGCAGAATCACGGGTACGCGGTGGACGCGAGCCAACTGCCGGTCGATTGGGAACCGCTTTTCACCAACACCAACGACAACAGCAACGAGGGGGTCGTGCACTCGTGGCTTCCTTATTTCTCGGTTCAATTCCACCCGGAGCACACCGCTGGTCCCCAGGACCTGGAATGCCTGTTCGATGTATTCTTGGGCGCTGTGACCGACAATGCGAAGGGCAATGGACAAGTGGCCATCAAGGAACGATTGAATCGAAAGTTGATGTATAACATCGAAAACAGCAACTTGTTCCTACGACCAAAGAAGGTCCTCATTTTGGGATCCGGCGGTCTGAGCATCGGTCAGGCGGGCGAGTTTGATTATTCTGGCTCGCAGGCGATTAAAGCGTTGCGAGAGGAGTGCATACAAACGCTTCTGATCAATCCGAATATCGCGACCGTGCAAACGTCCAAGGGTATGGCTGACAAAGTCTACTTTTTACCAATCACACCGGAATACGTTGAACAG gTAATCCGATCGGAGAGACCCGATGCCGTTCTTTTAACGTTCGGCGGACAGACTGCTCTCAATTGCGGCGTCGAGTTGAAAAGGAATGGGATGTTCGACAAGTACAACGTTAAAATTCTAGGGACACCTATACAGTCGGTTATAGAAACGGAGGATAGGAAGATCTTCGCTGAGCGCATCGCGGAGATCAACGAGAAGGTTGCACCGAGCGCTGCAGTGTACTCCATCCAAGAG GCACTGGACGCAGCTGAGAAATTGGGCTACCCTGTGATGGCTAGGGCGGCGTTCTCTCTTGGAGGTTTGGGCTCTGGTTTCGCGAACTCCAAGGAAGAACTGAAACGCCTCGCGCAGCAAGCGTTCGCCCACTCGAATCAGCTGATCATCGACAAGTCGTTGAAAGGATGGAAGGAGGTGGAGTACGAGGTCGTTCGGGACGCGTACGACAACTGCATCACGGTTTGCAACATGGAGAACGTCGACCCTCTTGGTATCCACACTGGAGAATCGATCGTTATCGCTCCTAGTCAAACTTTGTCGAACAAGGAGTACAATATGCTTCGAACTACGGCCATTAACGTGATCAGGCACTTTGGTATCGTGGGCGAGTGCAACATTCAGTACGCGTTGAACCCAAACACCGAGGAGTATTATATAATCGAGGTGAATGCGAGATTGTCTCGCAGCTCGGCACTGGCGAGCAAAGCGACCGGTTATCCGCTGGCTTATGTGGCCGCCAAGTTGGCTCTTGGTATTCGTTTACCGGATATCCATAATACTGTCACCGGGAAGACAACGGCGTGCTTCGAGCCCAGCCTCGATTATTGCGTGGTCAAGATACCAAGATGGGACCTCAGCAAGTTTCATCGAGTCAGCACGAAG ATCGGCAGTTCGATGAAAAGCGTTGGGGAAGTAATGGCGATCGGACGCAAGTTCGAGGAGGCCTTTCAGAAGGCTTTGCGAATGGTCGACGAGAACATCAACGGTTTCGATCCGTATGTGAAAGCTCCGAACGACGAAGAACTGGAGAAGCCAACGGACAAACGGATGTTCGTTCTTGCCGCCTCCATTAAGGCCGGCTACACGATCGATCGGTTGTACGAGCTTACGAAAATTGATAGATGGTTTCTGCACAAGATGAAGAACATAATCGACTACTACGCGGTGTTGGAGAATACGGATCACACGAAATTGTCGCACGACATTTTGCTACGAGCAAAGCAGATTGGATTCTCCGATAAACAAATCGCAGCCGTGGTTAAGAGCTCGGAACTAGCGGTGAGGATACAAAGACAGGAGAGCAATATTCGACCGATGGTGAAGCAGATAGACACGGTGGCTGCTGAGTGGCCAGCTACCACGAATTACTTGTACCTGACGTATAACGGCATAACGCATGACGTGGAATTCCCTGGCGGGTACATGATGGTGATAG GCTCTGGAGTGTATCGAATTGGCAGTTCCGTGGAGTTCGACTGGTGCGCGGTCAGTTGCCTGCGCGAGTTGCGAAATTTGGGGAGAAAAACGATCATGGTCAACTACAATCCAGAGACGGTCAGCACGGACTATGACATGAGCGATCGATTGTACTTCGAGGAGATATCGTTCGAAGTCGTGATGGACATCTACGATCACGAATGCCCCGAAGGAATAATTCTATCCATGGGCGGTCAGTTGCCAAACAACATCGCGATGGACCTCCACAGACAGCAAGCTAGAATTCTTGGCACTTCACCGGAGTCTGTGGATGGAGCCGAGAATCGTTTCAAATTTTCTCGTATGTTGGATGGAATAGGGATCTCGCAACCTAG ATGGAAAGAATTGACCAACTTAAAATCCGCCATCGAGTTCTGCGAGGAAGTCGGTTATCCATGCTTGGTGCGTCCTTCGTACGTGTTAAGCGGTGCCGCCATGAACGTGGCCCACTCGAATCACGATCTCGAGTCCTACTTGAAGAGCGCCAGTGAAGTGAACAAGGAGCATCCGGTGGTCATATCAAAATTTATACTCGAGGCGAAGGAGATAGACGTCGACGCGGTCGCCTATGACGGAATCATCCTGTGCATGGCGGTGTCGGAGCACGTGGAGAACGCGGGGGTTCATTCTGGCGATGCCACCCTCGTCACGCCACCGCAGGACATCAACGCGGAAACGTTGGCGAAGATAAAAATGATGTCCAAAGCTATCGCTGCATCCCTCGGCGTAACAGGGCCCTTTAATATGCAGTTGATCGCGAAG GATAACGAGCTGAAAGTCATCGAGTGCAACGTCAGAGTGTCCAGATCTTTCCCGTTCGTCTCCAAGACGTTGGACCACGATTTCGTAGCAATGGCCACGCGATTGATCGTTGGAGAGCCCGTGGATCCCGTGGACGTTCTCGCCGGATGTGGCAAAGTGGGCGTTAAAGTTCCTCAGTTTTCGTTCTCGCGTCTTGCTG GTGCCGACGTGATGTTGGGCGTAGAGATGGTGTCCACCGGGGAAGTAGCTTGCTTCGGAGACAATCGATACGAGGCTTACTTGAAGGGGATGATGAGCACAGGTTTCCATATGCCGCAGAAAGGCATCTTGCTCTCGATAGGTAGTTTCAAGGTAATTTCCACGTGTTCCAGCATTCTAGAGAACCGTTGTACACGCTTCGCGCACAGAGACATACGTTATTTTCGATTACAGCACAAAATGGAATTGTTGCCGTCCATTAGCAGTCTTCACAAAATGGGTTACAAGCTGTACGCTAGCATGGGGACCGCCGACTTTTACACAGAGCACGGGGTGGAG GTAGAACCGGTACAATGGACGTTCGAGAACATCAGCGTGAACGAGGATTCCAGCCCCAGCGACCTGAGACACCTGGCCGATTTCCTATCGTCGAAGCAGTTCGATCTTGTAATTAATTTGCCGATGAGGAATGGCGGCGCGCGGCGTGTTTCCAACTTTATGACACACGGCTACCGTACGAGAAGGCTCGCCATCGATTATTCCGTTCCTCTGGTCACTGACGTCAAGTGCGCCAAATTGCTCGTCGAG GCGATGAGAATGCTGGGCGGACGTGCCCCACGCATGAAAACCCATACGGATTGCATGTCATCGCGAAGGATGATCAAGCTTCCAGGGTTCATCGACGTCCACGTGCACACGCGTGATCCTGGCGCGGTTTACAAAGAGGACTTCGCTTCTTGCACCGCCGCTGCACTAGCCGGTGGTATCACGATCATTTTCGCGATGCCCAATACGAACCCCGCGGTTGTCGATCATCAATCGTTCGCTCTAGCCAAAGAG CGCGCCCTTCCCAACGCAAGGTGCGACTACGCGATTTACGTGGGCGCTTCGTCGGATAATTACAACATTACGTCGGAATTGGCCCCGTTAGCGGCTGGTCTGAAAATGTATCTGAATGAAACGTTCACGACGCTGCGATTGACCGATCTCACGTTGTGGATCAAG CACTTTCAAACCTGGCCGAAGAAGTATCCGCTCTGCGTGCACGCGGAGGGGCAAACGACAGCCGCGATCCTTTTGTTGGCCGGTTTGCATAACAGGCCAATTCACGTGTGCCACGTAGCCAGGAAGGAGGAGATTCAAATTATACGCGCGGCTAAAGAAAAA GGAATGGCAGTTACTTGCGAGGTGTGCCCTCATCACTTGTTCCTCTGCGAGGACGATCTAGATCGCATAGGACACGGACGAGGCCAAGTAAGGCCAGCATTGGGGACCAGAGAAGACCAACAAGCTCTTTGGGACAATCTCGATATTATCGACTGTTTCGCGACGGATCATG CACCCCATACGGTGCAAGAGAAATCCAGCGAGAAACCACCCCCAGGATTTCCTGGACTCGAGACGATGCTCCCGCTTCTGTTGACCGCAGTCCACGAAGGGAAGCTAACGATCGAC GATATCACGGACAAACTGTACAGAAATCCGAAGAGAATCTTCAACGTGCCGGATCAACCGAACACCTACATCGAGGTGGATCTTGACGACGAATGGGTGATCCCGGACGCGATGCCTTTCAGCAAATCGAGGTGGACCCCGTTTGCTGGCATGAAAGTCCGTGGAACGGTTCACAGGGTAGTTTTGAGGGGAGAAGTCGCCTACGTCGAAGGACAGGTGCTGGTGAATCCTGGCTTCGGGCAAGACGTTAGAGAGATTCAAGCCAAGGCGAAACTCCTGACAGTTGCGAGTGCACCGGTCGTCGACGTGACTAGTCGACCAGGCTCAGCCATGGACGGACTTTTGTCGCCGAGTTACGAGAAGTACAACAATTACGCGGACCGGATAGCTGACATGTCGGAGGAGGAGCAGAACG aTTTATATGCGCATCTATTCCAGACAACATCGCACAAGACGAACGTCCACTTCGCTCTGGACGTGGATTCTCGCGAGCAATCGAAGCTCATAACGTCTCATCAGCGCACCATCTCGCCTCTTCCGATTAGCAACGCGACCAAGTACAAAAGCGACAGCAATCCCAATCTCCTTCTAACCCCCGTGCCGCCAGTTCCTTCCGTTCACACCAGCCACAATCTAGCGGGACACGATATCCTGACAGTGGACATCTTCAATAAAGAATTGCTGAAAGACATCTTCAATCTTGcggagatacttcgcaatgctgTTAGAAAGGAAAGGCCTTTAGATCACATTTTGCGG GGGAAATTGATGGCATCGATCTTCTACGAAGTCAGCACGAGGACTTCTTGCAGCTTCGCGGCTGCGATGGAGAGACTCGGTGGTCGAGTGATATACATGGATGGGTCCACGTCCTCGGTGAAAAAGGGAGAAACGTTGGAAG ATTCGGTAGCGGTGATGGCTGGCTATGCGGATGTAGTGGTGCTCCGGCATCCAGAGCCGGGCGCCGTATCG AGAGCTGCACAGCACTGTAGGAAGCCTTTGTTAAACGCTGGCGATGGCGTCGGGGAGCATCCTACCCAAGCGTTGCTCGACATCTTCACGATAAGGGACGAGATCGGTACGGTGAACGGTTTGACGATCACTATGGTCGGGGATTTGAAACATGGCAGAACTGTTCATTCTCTCGCAAG ATTGTTGACTTTGTACAACGTCGAGCTTCGTTACGTCTGCCCGCCCGAACTTGGTATGCCCGATCACGTAGTGAAGTACGTGTCAGAACGTGGAATACCGCAGGATAAGTTCACGACCCTCGAGGACGCCCTCCCAGATACGGACGTTCTTTACATGACGCGCATTCAGAAAGAACGTTTCGCTACTCAGGAGGAATACCGTCAG GTTTGCGGGCATTTCGTGATAACGCCGCAGCTGATGTCCCGCGCGAAGAGGAAGATGGTGGTGATGCATCCCTTGCCACGTGTTTTCGAGATCATCCCGGAATTCGACACGGATCCGCGCGCCGCTTACTTCCGGCAAGCCGAGAACGGCGTCTACGTTCGTATGGCACTCTTGGCAATGGTTCTTGGGCGTGCGTGA